The Amaranthus tricolor cultivar Red isolate AtriRed21 chromosome 6, ASM2621246v1, whole genome shotgun sequence genome has a segment encoding these proteins:
- the LOC130815505 gene encoding uncharacterized protein LOC130815505, with product MWSTPVTKALGLDGYNSGFYKAASETIGNDIVEAIHQFFDTRGALVARCSILHNILLCQDIVKHYEWKNCPASCLLKLDLRKAYDMMDWDFITNMMIALKFPETFISIVYTCISTAQFAIMLNGQPSQ from the exons ATGTGGAGTACACCTGTTACTAAAGCTCTGGGCCTCGATGGCTACAATAGCGGTTTTTATAAAGCGGCATCAGAGACTATTGGCAATGACATTGTGGAGGCTATTCATCAATTTTTTGATACAAGG GGAGCTTTAGTTGCAAGGTGCAGCATCCTTCACAATATCCTACTCTGCCAAGATATTGTCAAGCACTATGAATGGAAGAATTGTCCAGCCAGTTGCCTCCTAAAACTGGATCTCCGTAAAGCATATGACATGATGGACTGGGATTTTATTACAAACATGATGATAGCCCTGAAATTTCCTGAAACATTTATCAGCATAGTCTACACTTGCATCTCGACCGCTCAATTTGCTATTATGCTAAATGGCCAGCCTTCTCAGTAG
- the LOC130815506 gene encoding uncharacterized protein LOC130815506 — protein sequence MILKPPWAPHKQEHNQAIVCFVFGSNPPVGYLGNVIKINTATLNIDRMWFARVLVEMDINKEFPKELFYTNEYEELVAQQVECEWVPLWCSKCNQFGHTNVECRTGLPKTTHQKNLNVDEDGFRPAKQKWVKKNKSNLTNDNIQQHKSDTPINEQERKHVEVHPTAGKMERISWKEKNIIAGQNKTQSGQINISNGFELLQNIEESANVQQMIEYNADEHMMALENEKEVFFIKKYVWDGACFTRNLDWHKGGRIIVAWKGEDVKVDIKRCHSQYIHLDVFPSFSSKFKCTFVYSATDKDVRQDLLNHLEDMNQEISMPWIVLSDFHCIANLNERIGSPPRLHETMPLRHCMESCGLYDLKSNGRFLTWSNKKAGSSRVMSKIYRTMGNHLWEDNFPNVEVTYHPKGEFDHTPMLFCFLHPINTEKPFKFYNH from the exons ATGATACTCAAACCACCATGGGCACCACATAAACAGGAACACAATCAG GCCATTGTTTGCTTTGTGTTTGGTTCTAATCCCCCTGTGGGCTATCTTGGTAATGTGATTAAGATCAATACAGCTACCCTGAACATTGATAGAATGTGGTTTGCTAGAGTACTAGTTGAAATGGACATAAACAAGGAATTCCCTAAGGAATTGTTTTACACAAATGAGTATGAGGAACTGGTAGCTCAGCAGGTCGAGTGTGAGTGGGTGCCATTATGGTGTTCGAAATGTAACCAGTTCGGGCACACTAATGTAGAGTGTAGGACTGGATTACCAAAAACTACACATCAAAAGAATTTGAATGTGGATGAGGATGGCTTCAGACCAGCAAAACAGAAGTGGGTGAAGAAGAACAAGTCTAATTTAACAAATGACAACATCCAACAACACAAAAGTGATACACCTATTAATGAGCAAGAAAGGAAACATGTAGAGGTCCACCCGACAGCAGGGAAAATGGAAAGGATATCATGGAAAGAAAAGAATATAATAGCAGGGCAAAACAAAACGCAGTCAGGACAAATTAATATCAGTAATGGTTTTGAACTGTTGCAAAATATAGAAGAGAGTGCAAATGTGCAGCAAATGATAGAGTATAATGCTGATGAACATATGATGGCATTGGAGAATGAAAAAGAG gttttctttatcaaaaaatatGTCTGGGATGGTGCATGCTTCACCCGCAACCTTGATTGGCATAAAGGGGGTAGAATTATTGTAGCATGGAAAGGTGAGGATGTGAAGGTCGACATCAAGAGATGCCATAGCCAATACATCCATCTTGATGTCTTCCCTTCCTTTAGTAGCAAATTCAAATGTACCTTTGTGTATAGTGCCACAGATAAAGATGTTCGACAAGATCTTCTTAACCACCTTGAAGATATGAACCAGGAGATCAGCATGCCTTGGATTGTCTTAAGTGACTTCCACTGCATTGCTAATCTCAACGAAAGAATAGGTAGCCCTCCAAGGCTACATGAAACCATGCCTCTGAGACATTGTATGGAATCATGTGGTCTCTATGACCTTAAAAGCAACGGCAGGTTCCTCACCTGGAGTAACAAGAAAGCAGGGTCATCTCGGGTTATGAGCAAGATTTATAGAACTATGGGAAATCATCTTTGGGAGGATAACTTCCCAAATGTGGAAGTCACTTATCATCCGAAAGGGGAGTTTGATCATACACCGATGCTTTTTTGCTTCTTACATCCCATTAATACAGAAAAACCATTCAAATTCTATAATCACTAG